In Salmonella enterica subsp. enterica serovar Typhimurium str. LT2, a single window of DNA contains:
- the kdpD gene encoding sensory kinase in two-component regulatory system wtih KdpE (regulates kdp operon (high-affinity potassium transport system); similar to E. coli sensor for high-affinity potassium transport system (AAC73789.1); Blastp hit to AAC73789.1 (894 aa), 89% identity in aa 1 - 894) produces MNDEPLRPDPDRLLEQTPPPHRGKLKIFFGACAGVGKTWAMLAQAQRLRAQGLDVVIGVVETHGRKETAALLDGLTILPPKRHSHRGRQIREFDLDAALARRPALILMDELAHSNAPGSRHPKRWQDIEELLEAGIDVFTTVNVQHLESLNDVVSGVTGIQVRETVPDPFFDAADEVVLVDLPPDDLRQRLNEGKVYIAGQAERAIEHFFRKGNLIALRELALRRTADRVDDQMRAWRAHPGEEKVWHTRDAILLCIGHNTGSEKLVRTAARLASRLGSVWHAVYVETPTLHRLPEKQRRAILSALRLAQELGAETATLSDPAEEKAVVRYAREHNLGKIVMGRPASRRWWRRDAFADRLARRAPDLDQVIVALEEPPARALAQTPDNRPFKEKWRGQIQGCLVAVALCAITTLIAMQWLVTFDAANLVMLYLLGVVVIALLYGRWPSVVATVINVASFDLFFIAPRGTLAVSDVQYLLTFAVMLTVGLVIGNLTAGVRYQARVARYREQRTRHLYEMSKALAVGRSEHDIAATSERFIASTFQARSQILLPDANGKLLPLTHQQGMTPWDDAIARWSFDKGQPAGAGTDTLPGVPYQILPLKSADKTYGLAIVEPGNLRQLMVPEQQRLLETFTLLVANALERLTLTASEEQARLASERESIRNALLAALSHDLRTPLTVLFGQAEILTLDLASAGSPHARQASEIRQHILNTTRLVNNLLDMARIQSGGFNLKKEWLTLEEVVGSALQMLEPGLLHPITLSLPQQLTLIHVDGPLFERVLINLLENAVKYAGPQASIGIDAAVKDDRLQLDVWDNGPGIPAGQEQKIFDKFARGNKESAVPGVGLGLAICHAIVEVHGGTLTAYNRPQGGACFRVTLPQGKPPELDDFHEDM; encoded by the coding sequence ATGAACGACGAACCCTTGCGTCCTGATCCGGATCGCTTGTTGGAACAAACGCCCCCGCCCCACCGGGGGAAGTTGAAAATTTTCTTCGGCGCCTGCGCAGGTGTCGGAAAAACCTGGGCGATGCTGGCGCAAGCGCAGCGGCTGCGAGCGCAGGGGCTGGATGTGGTGATCGGCGTGGTAGAGACGCATGGCCGTAAAGAGACCGCCGCACTACTTGACGGGCTGACCATTCTGCCGCCAAAACGTCACTCGCACCGGGGGCGGCAAATCCGCGAATTTGACCTGGATGCCGCCCTCGCCCGGCGTCCGGCGCTGATTTTAATGGATGAGCTGGCGCACAGTAACGCGCCTGGCTCACGCCATCCTAAGCGCTGGCAGGATATTGAAGAGCTGCTGGAAGCGGGAATCGACGTTTTCACCACCGTGAACGTACAACATCTGGAAAGTCTGAATGATGTGGTGAGCGGCGTCACGGGAATTCAGGTGCGCGAAACCGTCCCCGATCCCTTTTTTGATGCCGCTGATGAAGTCGTACTGGTCGATCTGCCGCCCGACGATCTGCGCCAACGGCTCAACGAAGGTAAAGTGTATATCGCCGGCCAGGCGGAACGCGCTATTGAACATTTTTTCCGCAAGGGCAATCTGATCGCCCTCCGCGAGCTGGCGTTACGCCGGACAGCCGATCGCGTGGACGATCAGATGCGCGCCTGGCGCGCGCATCCGGGCGAAGAAAAAGTATGGCATACCCGCGATGCGATTTTGCTGTGTATCGGGCATAACACCGGCAGCGAAAAACTGGTGCGTACCGCGGCGCGTCTGGCCTCCCGGCTTGGCAGCGTCTGGCACGCCGTCTATGTCGAAACGCCAACGTTACACCGCTTACCGGAAAAGCAACGGCGGGCTATTTTAAGCGCGCTGCGCCTGGCGCAGGAGCTTGGCGCGGAAACCGCCACCCTGTCCGATCCCGCCGAAGAGAAAGCGGTCGTGCGCTATGCCCGCGAGCATAATCTGGGGAAAATCGTCATGGGCCGCCCGGCGTCGCGACGCTGGTGGCGACGTGACGCTTTCGCCGACCGTCTTGCCAGGCGCGCGCCGGATCTCGATCAGGTGATCGTCGCGCTGGAAGAGCCGCCAGCCCGCGCATTGGCGCAAACGCCTGATAACCGACCTTTTAAAGAGAAATGGCGTGGGCAGATTCAGGGCTGTCTGGTCGCCGTGGCGCTTTGCGCCATCACCACGCTTATCGCTATGCAGTGGCTTGTCACCTTCGACGCCGCCAATCTGGTAATGCTCTATTTGCTGGGCGTAGTGGTGATTGCGCTGCTTTACGGACGCTGGCCGTCGGTGGTGGCGACGGTGATTAACGTGGCGAGTTTCGATCTCTTTTTTATCGCGCCACGCGGTACGCTCGCCGTTTCGGACGTGCAGTATTTGCTGACCTTTGCCGTGATGCTGACGGTTGGTCTGGTGATTGGCAATCTTACTGCCGGGGTGCGCTATCAGGCGCGCGTCGCCCGTTATCGGGAACAGCGTACCCGCCATTTATATGAAATGTCTAAAGCGCTGGCCGTCGGGCGTAGCGAACATGATATCGCCGCGACCAGCGAGCGGTTTATCGCCTCGACGTTCCAGGCGCGCAGCCAAATTTTGTTACCTGATGCTAACGGTAAGTTGCTGCCTCTCACCCACCAGCAAGGCATGACGCCGTGGGACGACGCAATTGCGCGCTGGAGTTTTGATAAAGGCCAGCCTGCCGGCGCAGGCACCGATACCCTCCCTGGCGTGCCTTATCAAATCCTGCCGCTGAAAAGCGCCGATAAAACGTACGGTCTGGCTATCGTCGAACCGGGTAATTTGCGTCAGTTAATGGTGCCGGAGCAGCAACGCCTGCTGGAAACATTTACTCTGCTTGTCGCCAACGCGCTGGAACGACTGACGCTGACCGCCAGCGAAGAACAGGCGCGTCTCGCCAGCGAGCGCGAAAGTATTCGCAACGCTCTGCTGGCGGCGCTGTCGCATGATTTACGCACGCCGCTGACGGTATTGTTCGGCCAGGCGGAAATTTTGACGCTGGATTTAGCCAGCGCAGGATCGCCCCACGCGCGTCAGGCCAGTGAAATCCGCCAGCATATTCTCAACACCACCCGGCTGGTGAATAATTTGCTGGATATGGCGCGTATTCAGTCCGGCGGGTTTAATCTTAAAAAAGAGTGGCTGACGCTGGAAGAGGTCGTCGGTAGCGCGTTACAGATGTTAGAGCCGGGTTTATTGCATCCGATTACATTGTCGCTGCCGCAACAGTTAACGCTTATCCATGTCGATGGCCCCTTATTTGAGCGCGTCCTGATCAACTTGCTGGAAAACGCCGTTAAGTACGCCGGGCCGCAGGCCAGTATCGGCATTGATGCTGCGGTTAAGGACGATCGTTTACAACTGGATGTCTGGGATAACGGGCCGGGTATTCCTGCGGGGCAAGAACAGAAGATTTTCGATAAGTTCGCCCGCGGCAACAAAGAGTCCGCCGTCCCCGGCGTGGGGCTGGGGCTGGCGATTTGCCATGCTATCGTAGAGGTACACGGCGGCACGCTTACCGCCTATAATCGACCGCAGGGCGGCGCCTGTTTCCGTGTGACGCTGCCGCAAGGAAAGCCACCTGAACTTGATGATTTTCATGAGGATATGTGA
- the kdpC gene encoding P-type ATPase, high-affinity potassium transport system, C chain (similar to E. coli high-affinity potassium transport system (AAC73790.1); Blastp hit to AAC73790.1 (190 aa), 77% identity in aa 1 - 188), whose translation MIGLRPAFSTMLFLLLLTGGVYPLLTTALGQWWFPWQANGSLIHKDNVIRGSALIGQSFTAAGYFHGRPSATADTPYNPLASGGSNLAASNPELDAQIQARVAALRAANPQASSAVPVELATASASGLDNNLTPGAAAWQIPRVAAARQLPVEQVAQLVAEYTHRPLARFLGQPVVNIVELNLALDALQGHRAK comes from the coding sequence ATGATCGGTTTACGTCCTGCTTTTTCGACAATGTTATTTCTGCTGTTATTGACTGGCGGCGTGTATCCGCTTCTGACCACGGCGCTGGGGCAGTGGTGGTTTCCCTGGCAGGCTAATGGCTCGCTGATTCATAAAGACAATGTGATACGCGGCTCAGCGCTTATCGGACAATCGTTTACCGCCGCGGGCTATTTTCATGGCCGGCCCTCCGCCACCGCCGATACGCCTTATAATCCACTGGCGTCGGGCGGAAGCAACCTGGCCGCCAGCAATCCCGAACTGGATGCGCAAATACAGGCCCGCGTCGCCGCGCTACGCGCCGCTAACCCCCAGGCGAGTTCCGCGGTTCCGGTTGAGCTGGCGACGGCCTCGGCAAGCGGGCTGGATAATAATCTGACGCCCGGCGCCGCGGCATGGCAAATCCCCCGCGTAGCGGCGGCTCGCCAGCTTCCCGTTGAACAGGTCGCGCAACTGGTTGCAGAATATACGCACAGGCCGCTGGCGCGCTTTCTTGGGCAACCGGTGGTGAATATTGTTGAGCTTAATCTGGCGCTGGATGCGCTACAGGGACACAGAGCGAAATGA